The following coding sequences are from one Natrarchaeobaculum sulfurireducens window:
- a CDS encoding alpha/beta hydrolase, with amino-acid sequence MTDVLIPGGRDVRGTLEVPDDPDAVVVACPPHPQHGGSRTDQRLVAVSTALQDAGIACLRFDYGPWDEGHGEREDVRNAVRWAREADRWDGDPPVGVFGYSFGASQALLAAAGLENGAIDAVSVLAPTVRLGDELDALEAYGRLSVPVQVCYGERDTTVEWEPLVERARDRSDDVTSLPADHFFLGTRPEIASVVREFFERTLLEPAGLEG; translated from the coding sequence ATGACCGACGTCCTGATTCCCGGCGGCCGCGACGTCCGCGGGACGCTCGAGGTGCCCGACGATCCCGATGCCGTCGTCGTCGCCTGTCCACCTCACCCACAACACGGGGGATCGCGAACCGACCAGCGACTCGTCGCAGTGTCGACGGCCCTCCAGGATGCGGGAATCGCCTGTCTCCGATTCGACTACGGCCCGTGGGACGAGGGCCACGGTGAACGCGAGGACGTCCGCAACGCCGTTCGCTGGGCACGCGAGGCCGACCGATGGGACGGAGACCCCCCGGTCGGCGTCTTCGGCTACAGCTTCGGTGCAAGCCAGGCGTTGCTCGCCGCTGCCGGCCTCGAGAACGGGGCGATCGACGCCGTCTCCGTTCTCGCACCCACGGTGCGTCTGGGGGACGAACTGGACGCACTCGAGGCCTACGGGCGGCTCTCCGTTCCCGTACAGGTGTGCTACGGCGAGCGTGACACGACGGTCGAGTGGGAGCCGCTCGTCGAGCGCGCTCGGGACCGCAGCGACGACGTCACGTCGCTCCCCGCCGACCACTTTTTCCTGGGCACGCGACCCGAAATCGCGAGCGTTGTCCGTGAGTTCTTCGAGCGAACGCTCCTTGAGCCTGCTGGCCTCGAGGGCTGA
- a CDS encoding long-chain-fatty-acid--CoA ligase produces MEVPLLVTDFLDRARKYYGDQEAIVATTGERFTYDEFGDRADRFSAVLQARGIEKGDRVAVLDPNTHYHLEAAYGIMQLGAIHAPLNYRLTPDDYDYLLNDAGVKAIFADYEYAEKIEAVRDDVPTELFITNDPDAVEGEWEDVDALLEETDPEYDRPEMSEDDIITINYTSGTTGDPKGVCRTHRTESLHAQLVTIHHEITDDDVYLWTLPMFHVNGWGHIYAVTGIGAKHVCTRGVDAGQIFEDIAEEDVSFLCCAPTVLSMLGDYADANDVATEGENPMRVTAAGAAAPESVIEMVEEEFGWHFRQLYGATETGPLISTSATRRLIDEDSEERFALKKRQGIAPLATEVDVVDEDGDVVPWDDETIGEIVVKGNQVMDGYWEKPEATEEAFNDRREGWFHTGDLAVVNEHGMISIQDRDKDIIISGGENISSIELEDTLFDHEAVADVAVIPSPSEKWGETPKAFVVPSNEDPENPPISADELTEFTKARLAGYKVIHRIEFVDELPKTATGKIQKFELREQEWEDEDAMVGEG; encoded by the coding sequence ATGGAAGTCCCACTGCTGGTTACTGATTTCCTCGATCGGGCACGCAAGTACTACGGCGATCAGGAAGCGATCGTCGCGACGACCGGGGAGCGATTTACCTACGACGAGTTCGGCGACCGCGCCGACCGGTTCTCTGCTGTTCTTCAGGCGCGCGGTATCGAGAAGGGTGACCGCGTGGCCGTGCTCGACCCGAACACGCACTACCACCTCGAGGCGGCTTACGGGATCATGCAACTGGGGGCGATCCACGCGCCGCTGAACTACCGGTTGACGCCCGATGACTACGACTACCTGCTCAACGACGCGGGCGTGAAGGCGATCTTCGCCGACTACGAGTACGCCGAGAAGATCGAAGCGGTGCGCGACGACGTGCCGACGGAACTGTTCATCACGAACGACCCGGATGCCGTGGAGGGCGAGTGGGAGGACGTCGACGCGCTGCTCGAGGAGACCGACCCCGAGTACGACCGGCCGGAGATGAGCGAGGACGACATCATCACGATCAACTACACCTCGGGAACCACGGGTGACCCGAAAGGCGTCTGTCGAACTCACCGAACCGAGTCGCTGCACGCCCAGCTCGTGACGATCCACCACGAGATCACGGACGACGACGTCTACCTCTGGACGCTGCCGATGTTCCACGTCAACGGCTGGGGGCACATCTACGCGGTCACCGGTATCGGCGCGAAACACGTCTGTACGCGCGGCGTCGACGCCGGACAGATCTTCGAGGACATCGCCGAGGAGGACGTCTCGTTCCTCTGTTGTGCACCGACGGTGCTCAGCATGCTCGGTGACTACGCCGACGCGAACGACGTCGCCACCGAAGGCGAGAATCCGATGCGCGTCACCGCCGCGGGCGCGGCCGCCCCCGAGAGCGTCATCGAGATGGTCGAAGAGGAGTTCGGCTGGCACTTCCGCCAGCTCTACGGCGCGACCGAGACGGGCCCGCTGATCAGTACCTCCGCGACCCGCCGACTCATCGACGAGGACAGCGAGGAACGGTTCGCCCTCAAGAAACGCCAGGGGATCGCGCCGCTTGCCACCGAAGTCGACGTCGTCGACGAGGACGGCGACGTCGTCCCGTGGGACGACGAGACCATCGGCGAAATCGTCGTCAAGGGCAACCAGGTCATGGACGGCTACTGGGAGAAACCCGAGGCGACCGAGGAGGCGTTCAACGATCGACGTGAGGGGTGGTTCCACACCGGCGACCTCGCCGTCGTCAACGAACACGGCATGATCTCGATCCAGGACCGCGATAAGGACATCATCATCTCCGGCGGCGAGAACATCTCGAGCATCGAACTCGAGGACACGTTGTTCGACCACGAGGCCGTCGCCGACGTGGCCGTTATTCCCTCGCCCAGCGAGAAGTGGGGCGAGACGCCGAAGGCGTTCGTCGTGCCGTCGAACGAGGACCCCGAGAACCCGCCGATCTCCGCGGACGAACTCACCGAGTTCACGAAAGCGCGACTCGCCGGCTACAAAGTCATCCACCGGATCGAGTTCGTCGACGAACTACCAAAAACGGCAACCGGGAAGATCCAGAAGTTCGAACTCCGCGAACAGGAGTGGGAAGACGAAGACGCGATGGTCGGCGAAGGGTAA
- a CDS encoding DUF7344 domain-containing protein: MMSLDAPLDTTGESAPLSDVPRERYEVFRHPQRLYLLEFLDDNGRQSLADLTTELLERAGADPSNGQRRHEVRIDLVHAHLPKLDAAGLVDWDLETGAELVVEPPATPAIFSTLLEADHDVEELVSEVVDPVRLRLLELVDDDQPRSLEELASTLAACESAAPADPERAKIVLHHSHLPALEGVDLLTYDRDSRQVAVADDSAR; the protein is encoded by the coding sequence ATGATGAGCCTGGACGCTCCCCTCGACACCACTGGCGAGTCAGCCCCACTAAGCGACGTTCCCAGAGAACGATACGAGGTGTTTCGCCACCCCCAACGGCTCTATCTCCTCGAGTTCCTCGACGACAACGGCCGACAGTCGCTCGCGGACCTGACGACCGAACTGCTCGAGAGAGCGGGAGCCGACCCGTCGAACGGCCAACGACGTCACGAGGTCCGGATCGACCTGGTACACGCCCACCTGCCGAAACTCGATGCCGCCGGCCTCGTCGACTGGGACCTCGAGACGGGTGCCGAACTGGTCGTCGAACCACCGGCAACCCCCGCGATCTTTTCGACGTTGCTCGAGGCCGACCACGATGTCGAAGAACTGGTCAGCGAGGTCGTCGATCCGGTCCGACTCCGACTGCTCGAACTCGTCGACGACGACCAGCCCCGCTCGCTCGAAGAACTCGCGTCCACGCTCGCTGCCTGCGAATCCGCCGCTCCCGCCGACCCCGAGCGCGCCAAGATCGTCCTCCACCACTCCCACCTGCCCGCCCTCGAGGGCGTCGACCTCCTCACCTACGATCGTGACTCCAGGCAGGTTGCGGTCGCCGACGATTCCGCCAGATAA
- a CDS encoding FxLYD domain-containing protein yields the protein MSRTRRSADATAGRDDRWNRRRVLAGVGVGASVALAGCNGVLGQNAPSYEEGTVDVDGEPRSADEMAAAEALADQEIDDGMTPLNSLSLEDHEFVFEDDFRGATVQGTIANDGDDRIQSAEVRTRIYDPDGDQLGRYLDFTGDLESGSTWAFEVVLLESPDEIGGYDVAALGTPS from the coding sequence ATGAGCCGTACCCGAAGAAGCGCCGACGCGACCGCGGGTCGCGACGACCGGTGGAATCGACGTCGCGTACTCGCGGGAGTCGGTGTCGGCGCTTCGGTCGCGCTCGCCGGCTGCAACGGTGTTCTCGGACAGAATGCGCCGAGCTACGAGGAGGGGACTGTCGACGTCGACGGCGAACCCCGATCGGCCGACGAGATGGCCGCCGCCGAAGCGCTTGCCGACCAGGAGATCGACGACGGCATGACGCCGCTCAACTCGCTCTCGCTCGAGGACCACGAGTTCGTCTTCGAGGACGACTTTCGCGGCGCGACAGTACAGGGCACCATCGCAAACGACGGCGACGATCGAATCCAGTCCGCCGAAGTCCGCACCCGCATCTACGACCCCGACGGTGACCAGCTCGGCCGGTATCTCGATTTCACCGGCGACCTCGAGTCCGGCTCGACGTGGGCGTTCGAGGTCGTCCTGCTCGAATCTCCGGACGAGATCGGCGGCTACGACGTGGCGGCACTCGGGACGCCGTCTTAG
- a CDS encoding PspA/IM30 family protein — translation MGILSRTSYVIRSKINSLLNRAEDPTQTLDYSYEQMRDQLQEVKRGIADLTTQKKRLEMQKRRLEDNVEKHNDQARTAVKQDREDLARRALEKKKTKMNQIEDLERQISDLQGQQDQLIEQKNELQTRIEEFRTKKETMKARYEAAEASSTVSEAMTATGEEFEDVGRAIERAEEKTEDMEARAAALDELHESGAFDDVLSDKDNIDRELEQLSAGSGVEAELETLKSDVGTADTEAESEPEVEGDVDEADLEALEADVDEGEIDAELAELKDEESS, via the coding sequence ATGGGCATCCTCTCTCGGACCTCCTACGTCATTCGGTCGAAGATCAACTCGCTGCTCAACCGAGCCGAGGACCCGACGCAGACGCTCGATTACTCGTACGAGCAGATGCGCGACCAACTCCAGGAGGTCAAACGCGGCATCGCCGACCTCACGACACAGAAAAAACGCCTCGAGATGCAAAAACGCCGGCTCGAGGACAACGTCGAGAAACACAACGATCAGGCCCGGACGGCGGTCAAACAGGACCGCGAGGACCTGGCGCGACGCGCTTTAGAAAAGAAGAAGACGAAAATGAACCAGATCGAGGATCTCGAGCGGCAGATCTCCGATCTGCAGGGTCAACAAGACCAGCTGATCGAGCAGAAAAACGAACTCCAGACGCGCATCGAGGAGTTCCGGACGAAAAAGGAGACGATGAAAGCCCGCTACGAGGCCGCAGAGGCGAGTTCGACGGTCTCAGAGGCGATGACAGCGACTGGCGAGGAGTTCGAGGACGTCGGCCGGGCCATCGAACGCGCCGAGGAGAAAACCGAAGACATGGAAGCGCGCGCGGCCGCTCTCGACGAACTCCACGAGTCCGGGGCGTTCGACGACGTCCTCTCCGACAAAGACAACATCGACCGCGAACTCGAGCAGCTGTCGGCCGGCAGCGGCGTCGAGGCCGAACTCGAGACGCTCAAATCCGACGTCGGAACGGCTGACACCGAGGCCGAATCCGAGCCGGAGGTCGAAGGCGACGTCGACGAGGCCGACCTCGAAGCGCTCGAGGCGGACGTCGACGAGGGCGAGATCGACGCGGAACTCGCCGAACTCAAAGACGAAGAGAGTTCGTAA
- a CDS encoding ATP-binding protein — translation MTDLGDFSEYDGGADASASGDDTTAGDDGQSLAAGDVRESAAGAGESAFEETAVEPRGEDVGIGALCVSQGLRVAEDEEDTTLKAYVTRENRSSVRIGGYLLAPYPDRTATAASQTQASRSTSGETLFCRITGLEYAQQYHADDATEIHARRAMRTDGIEEADYKFVASLEPVAILYDDDGELKRRMTDRVPTPQTVIKQADDTEEIKTGLKIPDEGVFLGHLSVGGEKVRTAASPPTIDYRLKDDYEAGDPLVFRHTLVAGGTGSGKTHGAKNVLRQYLADERTYPMEDGRSVQPAVVQFDPQDEYAQMHDDNPDLDDAFARRLEREGVAYGGVEETTAFVPKVGSASYAASHHRAEQVEFTIPFSMVHDNPWLVAGSGLNDNQYGALVSVLLPRFRRDYGPNGTYDEFTTFLDDPALREELDESGRVHEATFDAVRRRVFGFSHVFDQDARPITDLISEFVRPGGLSVVPTYHITDSRATEAIVLALSSLLIDEKLSNDPTYDRIKETPLILGMDEAHNFLTDADSVQAGKVIKKFTEAAKQGRKERLGLFLITQDPQDIDDAVFKQINTTIVLNLGDEDAIKSVNIPSNLESKVPYMEKGQMVVYSPDNSEPVELIGLPNCLTRHGRD, via the coding sequence ATGACCGATCTGGGCGATTTCAGCGAGTACGACGGTGGCGCTGACGCGTCTGCGTCCGGGGACGATACGACGGCCGGCGACGACGGGCAGTCGCTGGCCGCAGGTGATGTACGCGAATCGGCCGCCGGGGCTGGCGAGAGTGCGTTCGAGGAGACGGCTGTCGAGCCCCGCGGCGAGGACGTCGGCATCGGCGCGCTCTGTGTCTCCCAGGGACTGCGCGTCGCCGAGGACGAAGAGGACACGACGCTCAAGGCGTACGTCACCCGCGAAAACCGCTCGTCAGTTCGCATCGGCGGCTACCTCCTCGCACCGTACCCCGACAGGACGGCGACGGCCGCCAGCCAGACGCAGGCCAGTAGGTCTACGAGCGGCGAGACGCTGTTCTGTCGGATTACGGGACTGGAGTACGCCCAGCAGTACCACGCCGACGACGCGACCGAGATCCACGCCCGGCGGGCGATGCGCACCGACGGCATCGAGGAGGCCGACTACAAGTTCGTCGCCAGTCTCGAGCCGGTTGCCATCCTCTACGACGACGACGGTGAGCTGAAACGACGGATGACCGACCGGGTGCCAACGCCCCAGACGGTGATCAAACAGGCCGACGACACGGAGGAGATCAAAACCGGGCTGAAGATCCCCGACGAAGGCGTCTTTCTCGGACACCTCTCCGTCGGCGGCGAGAAAGTCAGGACGGCCGCCTCGCCGCCGACGATCGACTATCGACTGAAAGACGACTACGAGGCCGGCGATCCACTCGTCTTCCGACACACCCTCGTCGCCGGCGGAACGGGATCGGGGAAGACCCACGGCGCGAAGAACGTCCTGCGACAGTACCTCGCCGACGAGCGGACGTATCCGATGGAAGACGGCCGATCGGTCCAGCCCGCCGTCGTCCAGTTCGACCCCCAGGACGAGTACGCCCAGATGCACGACGACAACCCCGACCTGGACGACGCGTTCGCTCGCCGCTTAGAGCGCGAGGGCGTCGCCTACGGCGGCGTCGAAGAGACGACGGCGTTCGTCCCGAAAGTCGGCTCGGCGAGCTACGCGGCGAGTCACCACCGCGCCGAACAGGTCGAGTTCACGATTCCGTTTTCGATGGTTCACGACAACCCCTGGCTGGTCGCCGGCAGCGGGCTGAACGACAACCAGTACGGGGCGCTGGTGAGCGTCCTGTTACCGCGATTCCGGCGCGATTACGGTCCCAATGGAACCTACGACGAGTTCACGACGTTTCTCGACGATCCGGCACTGCGGGAGGAACTCGACGAGTCCGGCCGCGTCCACGAGGCGACGTTCGACGCCGTCCGTCGGCGCGTGTTCGGCTTCAGTCACGTCTTCGACCAGGACGCCCGTCCGATCACCGACCTGATCAGCGAGTTCGTCCGTCCTGGCGGCCTCTCGGTCGTCCCGACCTACCACATCACCGACTCGCGGGCAACCGAGGCAATCGTACTCGCGCTCTCGAGTCTGTTGATCGACGAGAAGCTCTCGAACGACCCGACCTACGACCGGATCAAGGAGACGCCGCTCATCCTGGGGATGGACGAGGCCCACAACTTCCTCACCGACGCCGACAGCGTCCAGGCGGGGAAGGTCATCAAAAAGTTCACCGAGGCCGCAAAGCAGGGCCGAAAGGAACGCCTCGGGCTCTTCCTGATCACACAGGATCCCCAGGACATCGACGATGCCGTGTTCAAGCAGATCAACACGACCATCGTCCTGAACTTAGGCGACGAAGACGCCATCAAGAGCGTCAACATCCCCTCGAACCTCGAGTCGAAAGTCCCCTACATGGAGAAAGGCCAGATGGTCGTCTACTCGCCCGATAACTCCGAACCCGTCGAGTTGATCGGCCTCCCGAACTGTCTGACGCGACACGGCAGAGACTGA
- a CDS encoding DUF7113 family protein, whose translation MLMVRGRAGGTELTGTLYERGERAPSFRGAPDEDAAYVWVCDEFYEVDSGGTTQRVDDREVNLAFESPMPRGFDTRDQAVEQAKEHIRTQFARIGVDPAAVDLEVEREDVAAEW comes from the coding sequence ATGCTCATGGTACGCGGCCGTGCGGGGGGGACCGAACTCACTGGCACGCTGTACGAACGCGGTGAACGGGCCCCGTCCTTTCGTGGCGCGCCCGACGAAGACGCCGCGTACGTCTGGGTCTGTGATGAATTCTACGAGGTCGACAGCGGCGGGACCACACAGCGCGTCGACGACCGCGAGGTTAATCTCGCGTTCGAGTCCCCGATGCCCCGCGGATTCGACACTCGTGACCAGGCGGTCGAACAGGCCAAAGAACACATCAGGACCCAGTTCGCCAGAATCGGCGTCGATCCCGCGGCCGTCGACCTCGAGGTCGAACGCGAGGACGTTGCCGCCGAGTGGTAA
- a CDS encoding DNA double-strand break repair nuclease NurA, translated as MTLDPVHFDGIAGLAGRIDHGADERDRRAFAETVWEEFLDPLWDRRRDRAILEPVDEQVRRLVDCEDVALQEPAFPTVHGLDAGTINPTTFKNGLVIDVAQAAMSATPSDLDLHRSRTVVMTVHSNDETMTVEESWGKFDGGFSRRRAVKIPPLPRFAEGVVHALALYLAESKHALAHADGVTDLLVLDGPLYPRGLLRWADQHPDLADFLLEDPRPTTVLENYVRLVEDFVDRDVPLVGFVKNPTTRLITRTLKGNRDVDVAVPWSDDAALFTRLLERGEYVDDVEGDRWERDRSALSYTNWFRSRGGVDEPLSVDGDALGVDRKLPPESYEVTFFVIYDPRDDLIYRVEAPYAFTRDPETRERLALQVLQDVAVSHGPPTIVEKADELARISNPEKRSLSKRLEEGFETTQKRTYDDHRWDGDEF; from the coding sequence ATGACCCTGGACCCGGTCCATTTCGACGGCATTGCGGGACTTGCAGGGCGGATCGACCATGGGGCCGACGAGCGCGACCGTCGGGCGTTCGCCGAGACGGTCTGGGAGGAGTTTCTGGACCCGCTCTGGGACCGACGACGCGACCGGGCGATCCTCGAGCCGGTGGACGAGCAGGTGCGCCGGCTGGTCGACTGCGAGGACGTTGCCCTTCAGGAGCCGGCGTTTCCGACCGTTCACGGCCTCGACGCGGGGACGATCAATCCGACGACGTTCAAAAACGGGCTCGTGATCGACGTCGCCCAGGCGGCGATGAGCGCAACGCCGAGCGACCTCGACCTTCATCGCTCGCGCACCGTCGTCATGACCGTCCACTCGAACGACGAAACGATGACCGTCGAGGAGTCCTGGGGGAAGTTCGATGGCGGGTTCAGCCGTCGGCGAGCCGTAAAGATCCCGCCGCTGCCGCGGTTCGCCGAGGGCGTCGTCCACGCACTGGCACTGTATCTCGCCGAGAGTAAACACGCCCTCGCACACGCCGACGGAGTGACGGATCTGCTCGTCCTCGACGGACCGCTCTATCCCCGTGGCCTGCTGCGCTGGGCCGACCAGCATCCCGACCTCGCTGACTTCTTGCTCGAGGACCCGCGGCCGACGACGGTGCTCGAGAACTACGTCCGACTCGTCGAGGACTTCGTCGACCGGGACGTTCCGCTGGTCGGCTTCGTGAAGAACCCGACGACGCGACTTATCACCCGGACGCTGAAGGGCAACCGGGACGTCGACGTGGCCGTTCCCTGGAGCGACGACGCGGCGCTCTTTACCCGATTGCTCGAGCGCGGCGAGTACGTCGACGACGTCGAGGGCGACCGCTGGGAACGCGATCGGTCGGCGCTATCGTATACGAACTGGTTCCGATCGCGCGGGGGCGTCGACGAGCCGCTTTCGGTCGACGGCGACGCACTCGGCGTCGACCGAAAGCTCCCACCCGAGAGCTATGAGGTGACGTTCTTCGTCATCTACGACCCCAGAGACGACCTGATCTATCGCGTGGAAGCCCCGTACGCGTTCACTCGTGACCCCGAGACGCGCGAACGACTCGCGTTACAGGTGTTACAGGACGTCGCCGTCTCTCACGGGCCGCCGACGATCGTCGAGAAAGCCGACGAACTCGCCCGGATCAGCAACCCGGAGAAGCGATCGCTCAGCAAGCGACTCGAGGAAGGATTCGAGACGACCCAGAAACGGACCTACGACGATCACCGCTGGGACGGCGACGAGTTCTGA